AAAACAGAAGAAAATAAATAAACATAAGAATAGTTTCAGAATGCGGGATTTCAATCCCGTATTCTTTTTTACTCTTTTTTCACCTAAACCAGAAGGTAATATTCTATTTTTTAAACTGCCTGCTTCCAGGTTTTGCTATAGGAATCCCTCTTTTACACAGCGGACAACTTTCACTTTCATATGATACTACATCAAGTGCTACTACAGATTCAAACCTTACGCCAAAATCAACTTTTCCATTACTCCTATCTACAACACTTGCAACTCCTATTATGTTGCCACCACATTTTTTAACAAGCTCTATTACTTCTTTTACAGAACCACCAGTTGTTACAACATCTTCAATAACCAATACATTTTCACTTGGATTTATTTCAAATCCCCTTCTCAATTTCATAATGCCGTTTTCCCTCTCGGCGAAAAGAGCCTTTGCATTAAGCTGCTTAGCTACTTCATAGGCAAAGATGATACCACCTATTGCTGGTCCTATTACCACGTCTATTTTCTCTCCATTAAACTTTTTTGCTACCTCTTTTGCAAATTTTTCACTATATGCGGGATACTGAAATATTTTAGCACATTGTAAATATGTATCACTATGCCTTCCGGATGTCAATAAAAAATGACCCTTATTCAAGACTTTTAAGTCTGTCAGAATATTTATTACTTCTTGCTTTTCCACTCAAATTACTCCTTTCAAATTTTGATTTTAAACATTCTTTCTTGTATTTCATATGGAATAAATAATTATATAACATCAGATCTCAGTAGACAAAGAACCGATTAAATCATTTATATTATCTATATTGTTCAACTTCATGTATTCTTTGATACCTTCTATAATTTTCATAGTACAATAAGGATCGACAAAATTATATGTACCTACAGCAATAGCCTTAGCACCTGCTATCATAAATTCAATTGCATCAGATGCCGATGAAATTCCCCCCATCCCAATTACAGGTATTGTTACAGATTTTACCGCTTCATAAACAAGCTTAAGTGCTATTGGTTTAACCGCAGGACCAGATAAACCAGCATATATATTCTTAAACACTGGTTTTCTTGTATTTATATCAATAACCATACCTGTTATGGTATTAATTAAAGATATTGCATCAGCTCCACCATCCTCTGCTGCTTTTGCGCAAATTGCAATATCTCCTACATTTGGTGTAAGTTTTACAATTACTGGCTTGTTCGTCGATTTTTTTACTGCTTTTGTTATGTCATTTATACATTCCGTTTTGACGCCAAACGCCATCCCACCTTCTTTTACGTTTGGACAAGATACATTTACCTCAATTGCATGCACACCATCTATATCAAGCTTTTTAGCCATATATGCAAATTCATCAACAGATTCACCCGCTATATTAGCAATAACTGCTACATCATACTTTTTCAAAAAAGGAAGCTCTCCTTTTATAAAGCCATCTATTCCAGGATTTTGAAGTCCAACACTGTTTAATATTCCTGAAGGTGTTTCGTAAATCCTTGGAGGCGGATTCCCTTCACGTGGTTTTACTGTTAATCCCTTTACCATTATTGCACCTAACTTGCTTAAATCAATATACTCCGAATATTCTTTTCCAAAGCCAAA
This is a stretch of genomic DNA from Aceticella autotrophica. It encodes these proteins:
- the pyrE gene encoding orotate phosphoribosyltransferase; amino-acid sequence: MEKQEVINILTDLKVLNKGHFLLTSGRHSDTYLQCAKIFQYPAYSEKFAKEVAKKFNGEKIDVVIGPAIGGIIFAYEVAKQLNAKALFAERENGIMKLRRGFEINPSENVLVIEDVVTTGGSVKEVIELVKKCGGNIIGVASVVDRSNGKVDFGVRFESVVALDVVSYESESCPLCKRGIPIAKPGSRQFKK
- a CDS encoding dihydroorotate dehydrogenase codes for the protein MKLDVEIGGLRLKNPVMVASGTFGFGKEYSEYIDLSKLGAIMVKGLTVKPREGNPPPRIYETPSGILNSVGLQNPGIDGFIKGELPFLKKYDVAVIANIAGESVDEFAYMAKKLDIDGVHAIEVNVSCPNVKEGGMAFGVKTECINDITKAVKKSTNKPVIVKLTPNVGDIAICAKAAEDGGADAISLINTITGMVIDINTRKPVFKNIYAGLSGPAVKPIALKLVYEAVKSVTIPVIGMGGISSASDAIEFMIAGAKAIAVGTYNFVDPYCTMKIIEGIKEYMKLNNIDNINDLIGSLSTEI